The sequence TTTCCCATTGAATTactttggcacctttgtcaaaaatcagttaacCATATatgtgtgagtctatttctggactctgttccattgatgtatacATCTATTTTTATGCTGAAATCAACTGACTTGCTTACTGGGCTTCATACTAACAAAGCAACGTTTTCCAGATTGAGTGACTTTCCTGGCCTTGCTCACACAAGACAGAGAAGCAGCTGCAAGTAAAATTGGCTGGAATAATTGGGAGTCACCAGGCAGATACCCTGTGCTTTCCACACAGTATCCAGATGTAGAAGACACGCAGCCTTTTCCTAcaacttttcttctgttttggggGTTCTGATCTTGTAAGTTTTATATCCTAAGAGAGGACATTGCAAAAGGAATGttcattttccttcccttttgctTGAGAGAAAGAAAGGCGACTTCTTTAGcaccatatgtatatatataaacatatatttttatacgtGGGAGTGGGGGAAAcatgatttcctttttaaaaaacaattagtcTTAAAATCTTGGAAACAGGTTTGTATCAGGTAGATCTTGCTGTTAATGAATCCactgttgtttattttaaaagaagaaactttAATCACCATCAACAGGAATTGAAGAGtatttaaaaacatcaaatttaCCTGAGAGACTCATTCTCAGAAGGCAAATatcaataaaggagaaaatagagaCAATTAAATCTTTGGAATTATGGCTAGAATGCCCATTTGTTCCTTAAACTTACAGATACTTCTTGTTTTACAGGCAAATTTAAAGATCACTTTAAGAAATACCCATATGTGTTATTAGCAAATCATACTAATTGCTGTCTCAATTATTGCCTCTTTAaagtactactttttttttttttttttgagacagagtcgttctgtcgcccagtctggagtgcagtggcgagatcttggctcactgcaagctccgcctcctgggttcatgccattctcccgcctcagcctccctggtagctgggactacgctacaggcgcctgccaccacacccggctaattttttttatttttagtagagactggatttcaccattcacaggatggtctcgatctcctgacctcgtgatccgcccgcctcggcctcccaaagtgctgggactacaggtgtgagccaccgcacccatcaAAGTACTACTTCTTATGAAGCCTGTCTTCCCACCAGGTTCTTCAGGAGCATCTTGATTCTTCTTGGCCTTTTTATTTTCACATGATTTTAGACTTAGCTTGACAAATTCCACAAGAAAGTATATTGGGATTTTTACAATGATTTCACGTAAGCTGTTGGTCAGTTTGGAGAAAACTGACATATTTACAATGTCTTCCAATGCACAAACTTGATGTCTCCCCATTTACTTATGTTAGTTTTAATTTGTCTCGATAATGCTAGATACATTTGCATCAATTTCTGCCCATCTTTTGTTAGATTGATTCCTAAGTCTTCACTATTGAAATTGTAAGTGGTatcttaatttaaatttcattttctaactaTTTGTAGTTAGAATTTACAAATAAGATTGAGCTTTCACTATTGACATTTGGCAACCTTGCTAAACTCTTAGAAATTCCAATAATTTCACTGTGGATTGCCTGCAGTTCCAGGGGTTGGTAAACTATGAGCTGTGAACCAATTCTAACTCAGGGCCTGTTTGGGCAGGCTAAGAAGGTTCTTACCTTTTCATAAATGGttgtaaaagcaaacaaacaaacaaatatatatagagagagaacagTATGTGACTAGAGAGCCTAAAATACTTATTGTGAAAAAAGCAGACAATACAGAAATTAACTAGAAATTATTAAGATAATTGACACAGAGGGAGAGTCTTTGTAAATTATCTTAAGAAGTTCTTAAGACAACATTGTTCTCATTCCggcagttttatttttcacttttaatcaACTTTAAGCCTATTAACTGTTTTCTATCATTCAATATCCTCTTTTTGCTGCAGTTAAAAATCTGCAAAAGTAGATTCTTCAAACTAAGATATAGTGACTCTGTCAAGCCCAGTTTCAAAAAGCATGTGACAAGACTATATTGCCAAGTTTAAACATATGCTCTATAGCAGAAATAGGGAAGAAATTCACTTATTACTTTATCCATGTAAGATTTATTAAACATGTAACTTCGTTGGAACCAACAAAGCTACTTTCATGTTTTTATGTTGTTCTTTTTAGATATTTAGATTAACCAGATAATCTTAAATTATCTTAGAAATTAGAAAGTTTCTGCAGTATTGTTACATTTGTTCCAAGTATACAAGTTGTTTCTATGCACTACCTTCTCAATCCTATGAAAGAAGTCTATTACCAAAGCAATTTCTAACACATTGCTCAAAAGACACAGTAACGTTGTGAAAGGCATTTTGTTGGATTTAGTCCCATTTTAGTATCCCCTTAAAAAGTTTGACTGATGACTCTGGATATTCAGCCAACAGTGTTGTGTCAAAAACTTGCTTGAATTTATCTAAAAATTCATAGTCGGTGCTGAACCTGAATTTGTTTGCCCAAAGCAGCACCGTCCCTGGCTGGGAAAGGTACACCATGGTGGTGAGCAGCTTGTCCAGGAAGTAGTGATGGTAGACCACATCCGAGGCTAGGACGTAATCATAGTAAAAAGCTGACTTGGGAAAGTTTTTGTCCAGGTCTTCCCCCCACACCAGTTCTTTCACTTCAGGCAGATGTGCTGTACATTGtagtgtgttttttaaaagattgtattGAAGGTTTCCCAGGACATCAGGCAAATCTGTTGCTGTGACTTGAGCtcctaagagaaaaagaaaacaatgacctGGAAACATCTGGGCAGTCACAGTGTACATATACCCAGGGAGAAACACAAGAAACAACTGGATTCCTTAGCCTTGGCTCTATTGGTGGGTGGGCTGGACATGTCTGACCTAATGTGGGCTGGCTAATTCTTGTGGGTGGtcctgtcctgtgcactgtaagATGGTGAGCAGCCTCCCTGGCCTCCAACCACCTGATGTCAGTAgctcccccacctcaccccacccgtGGGATTGACAACAGAGATTCAGAGTCATGCCTCTGGACTCAACTTCGTCCCATGGAAACTGGTTGATTGGAGTttattaacctctctgagactcaatGATCTCTGTAGATAACAGCAGTAATTCCTGCCGCATGACATTTTGGGGAGAGTCACTGAGTGAAGTGAGGGCCAGGCACCTAAACCACAGCCTGTCATAGAGTAAGCACTTGCTATTGTTGTTACAGTAAAGGTCTGGatactaggtcaggaataaacaACAAACCTAAAATACTGGCCACAATGGAAACAAGGCCTGGTCCGGCACCAATTTCAAGTATTTTTGCATCTTGGAAATTGAGTTCCTCGGCATGTTCCTCCAAGTATTGACACAAAGCCGTAgcctaaaaaataattataactttTCATGTGGGCATTGGAACATTGGAAACCAGTAGCAACCCTTTCTGGCACCCAAATTTAAATACTAAAAGACATGTTATTACATATGTTCAGTTTATATTCATAAGAACCCAAATGTACACTCAATGCCATATTTAGACCTCTGAAATAAAGAAGTTATAACAAATTGCATCTAAGGAACTGGGGAAAAAGATTTGTTAAATTGCCTCCTAAATCTCCAAAGAATAGGAAGAACATTAGATCAGCTTAGCTCTTTCAAATCAGGGCAATGTTGGGCTAAAAAAACAGCAACTCCTTCCACTGGTTTAATCATGTTGGTCTCCAACTGCTTTAGGAATGTTGTTTTATGTTAGAATTCTTTCTTGTAAgagagttttttaaattatagaagtaattttttaaaatgtcaatttatAAACTTGAACACCTCTTTCCTGACTCCTTTACCAAAATTTAGGTTGGCGTGCACTTTGCCGTATTGAGCAACGGGTTAGTGACTTTTTTAAAAGTGGTTCTTCTAAGAAACAGACAGTTCAGAAACTGCTTCTCAGACTTCAGTGTGCAAACAGATCCCCTGGATAGCTTGTTAAAGACGCAGATCTTCATTCAGTAGGTCGAGAGTGGGGCTCGAGATCCTGCACGTCTAAACAAGCCCTGACATGATGCTCATCTGCTGGCCCATGTACCCACTTTGAGTAGTAGcaagcagattttttaaaatgttttatatatcaaCAAATATTGTTAGTTTTTTATACAGGAAATCaaacttccctttcttctttattcattctcttcTCCCTCCACCTTCCTCTAACCTTTCCACAAAGAGTAAAGGGTATTTGATTTGCATTGATTGCTGAGGTGTTTACATGTATGGCAATGAGGCATCAACTAGCAGCGCCCTTGATTGGAGAGATTAGGAAGAGTTATGAGAAGAAATGACAAAAAGTTACTTAAATTTGAGTATAAATAGCCCAGAGTGAGGAACGTGAACactgagatttaaaaaacaatgaactcTATAATTTACTTATACATTTAGGCCCTAGCTAAAGATATGCCCCCATCTTCCTCTGGACACTACTTTCTATTTGGGGCCCAGTTTGGAGTGGGGGCAGCCAGGATGATTGGAGACGTGTCACTCTTAGGATTACCAGTGGTAGGTTTGGTAGCCAACCTGACCCTGTACGTCACtccatttcatcctcatctgtttaTATTGAACTGCCACGGGCACAGATGAATATGACGCAGTCACCTCTACTGTCTGGGAACTCAGTGGTGGGGCTTAGGGGCCATGTCAGCCAATTACAAACTGAATTCTGGGGACGTAAGTGCTGTAGAGGAGGCAGACAGCTGGTTGAAGGGAGAGGGGTCACCACAGAGCCACCGAGGAGTCTGGGCCGACTTCATGGGGCCGGGGAGAAGCCAGCTGGTGTGGAAGGCCAGGGCGGTGGGTAAAATAGCAACATGGGTGTGACATAAATAGCACCAACTGCAGCATGCTGCAGGGAGCTCCAGAGCTTAGAAGGGAAGTTTTGAAGAAAGGAGTTCTTTGGTCcttaaggagagaagagaagtaTTTGCtgtgggggctgggaggagggggtcAATATCAGGAAAAGAGTGTCACCTAGAGCCATTCAGAGGGCAGCTCTGAGGAACTTCCTGGAGATGGCTGCAGGGGTCCTTCCTGGTGCCCTGCCCTGTGAGGGGCTGGCCGCAGGGTGTCATGTGGAGACAAAGCTTTTCTCAGGGACAGCTGTGTCTTTTGACATTGCAAACACTCCCCCCAGCCCCTTGTCCTGTTAGCACACTCTGAAGAGATCTTTTCACAGAGTTGCACCTGAAGTCGCACAGGAAAAGGGCGCCTTCCCACTCTAGATGCCCTTCTTGTGCAGCTTTCAGGAAGCAGGTTTCATGAGAGGGTAGTGTTTGGTGCATGAGTGATACCTTGTTCAGAATAAAACGGggacaaatattcttttttcaatttctgatctttttttaattattattatttttaaaagggagatggggtctcactatgttgcccaggctggtctcaaactcctgagctcaagcgatcctcttgcctcagcttctgaaagtgctgggattacaggcataagccacgtgCCCGGCCTCTGATCTCTTACTATACCACTTTCTCGCTACACCACTGCTGTCGTCTATTTGCTGAATGTGTTACAATAGGAAGCTGTGAGTAGTTTGGTGATTTTCAAACTTGTTTTTAAGGCAAAGAAAAGCCTTTAGTTGAAGGAAATTATATGCATAAGGTGTAAAAATAGAGCTCCCTGTTTGGGAGTGAGTGAAGGTCGACACCTAAGAGCCTGAAGCCCTTTGGCTACCCTTCTCCCCATCCTGTGCCATCGCCAGATGACCTGAGGGAGCCCCGTGGAACCACTAACCAGGAATACTCAATGTGGGCACCCTGGCCCAGCAGCTAGGCATCACCCCGGAATGTGTaagacctcctgaatcagaatccGCATTTTAACAAGACTGCAGATTGAGAACTTCTGATCTGGAGCCTTTCTAATCACTGACAACATCCGCAGTGGGAAAAGCAACCACGCTGGCTCCGAGGGCCACTGTCCATCTTGGCTCTGCCCTGCACCCCAGTCGGGAGCTTTACCACGCCAGCAGACTGGCCTGCATTCCCATTTCCTCAGCTGAAAGGTGGAAAGAATATTACATTAATGAGGACAGTTCATGTGAGCTTACGCTAGGACTTCATTTAATCTCACAATCTGAAATTAATTCTCACAATTCTGACAACCACGTCAGGAGCACTGTAGACATTACGACCACCCTaggttttaaatatggaaatgaaggCAAACGGAGGTGAGGTGAACATTTGTGACTACCCAGCCCTGAAGTGGCCGCTTTTCTGACTAAAAATCCAGAGGACTGCCCCCATTTCAGCGCCATCCTCTCAGGGCTGTGGCAGGGGTGACATGCCACAAAGTCATGCTTCCTAAACATCCCTACCGACACAGCCCCCGTGGAAAAGAGATGAATGGCTggccggccgggcgtggtggttcacacttgtaatcccagcattttgggaggccgaggtgggcagatcacttgaggtcgggagttcaagaccagcctggccaatatggtgaaagcctatctctactaaaaatacaaaaattagccgggcatggtggcacgcacctgtagtcccagctactcgggaggctgaggcaggagaattgcatgaacccaggaggtggaggttgtagtgagccaagatcgtgtcactgcactccagcctgggtaacagagtgagactccatctcaaaagaaaaaaaaagagagagagagatgaatggCTGAGGGTCGATGGGCGTGGCTTGGAGATGCCCACTGCAAAATCTAAACTCTAAATCCCTGGGTTTTTTCTTAACAATTTATACAAGTTTTGCATTCACTTCCTCATGTAGCTgagtttatttaatataaaaataatgtttcgaGAAACAGCTTAAAGCAAAACCACTGTTTCTgaaagaaacactgtttttgctgaTCCCAAGCACACCACCAACACCCTCCAGGGGGCAAGCAACTGAACCTCAAATGGAGAAGCAGGATATGAAGGAACTTGACAAATTGTCCAAGGCAACTGTGAAGTACGGAATTGTTATCTCCAGAAATCCTGACATCACAAACATGACAGTTCTCTCACCCCTGGCCACACCACCGCTCCGTAACTCTCTATGGATTCCTGGATGACAATCTCCTTTCCTGCAAACCGATAATGCTCCTGAGTGTAGCTGGCGTAATCTGTAGGAACAAATTTCTGGAGGCTATGAAGAGATGGTTCTATCTTGTTGGATTCTgtgaagcagaaaaataaaatggagttcATGATTTGTTCAAATCCAGTGCAAAGACACACTTGGTATAATTGCTAAGATGGCATTAGATTGAATGACCTTTACATAAAGAGAGGGGATGATGCTATCAAGGAGAACAGCTGCAAATTGGCACAAAATTGAATTATATGGGGTGATGGGGACATGAAATTTGGATGTGACAGTTTTATCAGATGACAAAATGCCAAAGAATGCTCTGGGCCTTTATTTAGGGGAGGACAGAAGATGTGTGGATCGGTCCCCACCCTATATTTTGCTGATGGAAAAATGGCGAACTTACCAGCAAAATTGCACAAATGAGCGGTCTGGATACAGAGGAACTGGTAAACACaaacctgccttttttttttctttttgagacagagtctcactctgttgcccaggctagagtgcagtggtgcaatctcagctcaccgcaacctctgcttcccgggttcaagtgattctcctgcctcagcctcctgagcaactgggattacaggcgtgcaccaccacacccagctaatttttgtatttttagtagacacggggtttcaccatgttggtcaggctggtctcaaactcctgacctcgtgatccgctcaccctggcctcccaaagtgctgggattacaggcgtgagccaccgcgcccggccagaccTGCCTATTTTTAGGTCTCGAAGTAAAGTAGCATTCCCACGTGTTGGCTGGAGCATGTTCCTTCAATCTTTCCTACAATTGCTGTTCAAAAGGTAGAGGCCCAGCCAGCCCCACAGCCCTGGGGGAGGATGTCAGCTGAGCTCTGGCTATTAAGTTACTATTGCTTTAAATACTCCTTTAAACCCATGACCCACGCTAGCAGCTCTCAAATGGCATataaaatgagaggaaaagagCACCTGATCGGGCTGACATCAAGGGATCACAAGTGTTTGCAGGTTTTCCAGAGTGCTTAGGAATAAAAGAGCAGTGAGTCAAAGTGTGTGGAAGAAGGAGCAGGAGCAGAGGAAAAGGTGTTGGTCCCAGAGGTGGGAAAGAATTAACAGTGCGGAGAGTAGGGGGGAGGAAGGTCAGTTTTGTTTGCACGAAACCTGCCTTTGTGGCCTGGGATATGAGTGTAAAATGTTTAACCGGGGGTCAAATATGGGCTTTGGACAAAGGTAGAAGGGGGCAGCCGGTGAACATTGGAAGTGTTTTAATCTGAAATAGCCTCTCAAGGTGGAAGGCAGGAGGAGGTGAATACGAGGCAAAGGGAAGTGGGTCTTGGAAGAAACCTGGTCAGCAGGGCATCCCTCAGGTCGGGGGCAGGGCCTCCGGGTGTTTCAGGTCTCACTCATTCCATACACACTGGAACAGTTCCATGCCACTATTCTGCAAATACTGGTAACAGCTCCACAGTAAGTAGAGGGATTTGGAGTGAGCCTTTAGAAATAGTCACAACCATTTGATGATGCCTGTTGAATCTAACTACAAACAAAACCCGGAGCTTGTAttttatatgtctgtatatattttcatttaatttctctaGAAATTCATTTTTGTTGTATATTACAAAAGTATCAGTGTGCagcacactaaaaaaaaaatgtgaatgaagTGACTCATTTGTAAATTAGCATCATGGGTGCCTTCAGCTCTTCAGAGTGTTGTTTTAGCCTGTGACTTTGATTTAGTATGTTCTACCACTTTGAAGGAGAATTCTCTGCCCTGACAAAAAAGGTGAGCTTCCAGAAACCTGGGACCTCAGTGAACTTGCAAGACGCCTCTAGTAAAGGTAACCAATTCAGTCCTGAGACCTTGTCCTTTGCGGTCACCTGCCCTGGTAGGAGGCTGTAGGGAGATTGCAGGGAAAGGAGGGAGCCCTGTAGCTTTCCCCACCTCTTTTGGGAAGCCACTGACATCTAGCCGAACCCCAGCTCCCAACACAGGGCTGAGAGGCTGGCTCTGAATTCTGGTTTAGAGGCAGGAGGAAGGCCGAAAAATAGGGTGATTAATGTTTAATAACTAGTTCAGCAAGAGGGGAAGAAGCGGTGATTGACAGCGTTTGACAATTGCTCTGGAGTAAATACTCCCACCGTGCCGTTTTCAGAGAAGCAGCATGACTTCGCTGGGGAAAGACGGGCAGTACCTCGCTACTGTGTAGTGTTCCTAGCGTACAGACACGATTAACCTCGAGAGCATAGATATTAGGAAGAGGTAATAGAATAATTGATGATGAGTTTTGAGTGTTTATCAACCTTGCTTTTAATATATCTTTGTCTTTAATATAATCTATTTAATCATAAGATTCtaacttaaatttaaatgatGGTTATACATAACAATCAGCTACAAAAAATGCTGAAATTCAGGTGCCAGTACAAGCCgtctccagcacaccactgggtGGTGGCTCAGAGCATCAGGGACCTGTACCAGCCCCTGCCGgcttccctgccctgccccactcTCATCCAGGCCATGCCTGTCCCTCCTTCCATATGTCACCATCTGGGGACTTATTTTTCTCTAGAGACTAGGAAGAGTAAGTAGGCTGATTTTGAATGGCTCATCATTTCACAGGTAAATAAACTGACAAATATTAAGCTTGACAGCTACACTTTTCCAATCAACATTGTAAAGAAACATAGACATACACGTATTCTCTCATAAGACCCTGTGAGTTTCTACAACGATAAAGAAACATATGTTTTTGTgcctgaaatattttcatttattctctgTGCTATTCTGATAGTTTTAGAGAGATCAGATTTTCAGATAAGGTAGAGTTGCATTTTTATGTAAACAATGCAGTAAAAATAGACAACATTCTCATTTATTGGAGTTGGGATACATTTTTTACCACCTTCAATTATGAAAACTGTAAATGCTGCATCTTGGCTTTTATTAGATCATTTGTTAtgtctattatttatttacaacTGAATCCATGCCCAGAAATGAAACCCTAAACTGTTACGTTGTCCTAACGGGGAAATACAGTTTGATTTATAAAGATTCACTGTATGACAAAGCTGCCAAGAATGTATTTTGGTGAAAAGCAGAAATGAACCTAgattttttgttcttcttttaagTTCTTGTTACAAAAATACAGCAAGCTTAGATCTATacatagaataaaaacaaatgtgcGAACTTTGATAAGTAAATAATGAAAAACCAGGAATTActtttaataagtaaataatgaaaaaacagGAATTATGTTTATACTTGCAAAACATTTTTCTGCTAAGCTTCATTATAGCAAAAAATCTAATGttaaaaggaaatggaaattctTGTCACTGAAATTTACTTGAAAATGTCATCGCCAGGAAAACAACTGAGGAAAACTGTTGAAGTGATGAAGAAGGAGGTTACCTTCCAGGACTGCCCCGGTGCTGTCTTTCTGCGGAGCCCCCTTCTTCTCAGCCTCTAACCAGCCACCCGGGGAGCTGAGTCCTTCCCCCCGGCGCCCAGGCTGCTGCGCGGAGCTCAGACATACGTCCATAGCCGGAGCCTGCTGAGAGGAAAGAGCTGGACAAG comes from Pan troglodytes isolate AG18354 chromosome 14, NHGRI_mPanTro3-v2.0_pri, whole genome shotgun sequence and encodes:
- the METTL21C gene encoding protein-lysine methyltransferase METTL21C, which encodes MSWAERLGPCPALSSQQAPAMDVCLSSAQQPGRRGEGLSSPGGWLEAEKKGAPQKDSTGAVLEESNKIEPSLHSLQKFVPTDYASYTQEHYRFAGKEIVIQESIESYGAVVWPGATALCQYLEEHAEELNFQDAKILEIGAGPGLVSIVASILGAQVTATDLPDVLGNLQYNLLKNTLQCTAHLPEVKELVWGEDLDKNFPKSAFYYDYVLASDVVYHHYFLDKLLTTMVYLSQPGTVLLWANKFRFSTDYEFLDKFKQVFDTTLLAEYPESSVKLFKGILKWD